CTCAGTAATGCTCACAACaccctattttgggtaaaataggaaagataacacttttctctaaagaaacataatttcccTGCATTATCGTCACTGATATAGTTACTGCAATAAATACCAGAAATGATCATGATAAATTTTTAAGCCCATATCACCCATCCATATCGTGGTGATGGATTAAGCGTaaacttaaaccaaatgccgtaccatcaaTTTTCTTATAGCtagaaaagcagtgaagacctACATCTGCTTAGTAgtcagtagctcacagagtatAACCGTTTTacgtaatcaaaataaaaaaaagtccaaaatatgtataaaagtatgtggatttttaaaataaaataaatctttcataggcgttctactacatattttagtaagagacataactttcgttatattaagccacacaaatcttaatacccagggttcccttttgatttacagataatttactcacccccatgtcatccaagatgttcgcgtccttctttcttcagtcgtaaagaaattatgtttcttgaggaaaacatttcaggaatattctacatatagtggacttctgttgtgcacgtgagtttgaacttccaaaatgcagtttaaatgcagcttcaaggggctctaaacgatcccagttgaggaataagggtcttatctaaagaaacgatcagttattttcttctTAATCCAGGTCAAGACAGTcagggtatgtggaaaaacacccatctcattttctgctGCAGAagtagtgtttacaaagtgaacatgcaaagagggtcaaacaccctttacaaaaaaaaggtaaaacagcgatgcaggatgattttgaagttggaggagaaaatgagatgggagttttgacaccacctaactgtattgacccgggcTACATAGAGTTTGcatgcacattgcagagctagacaagatgagcatttgaggttactaagtatataaattgtacattttgttttttgaaaataactgctagataagacccttcttcctcgcctgggatcatttagagccctttgaagttgcatttaaactccattttggaagttcaaacccacgggcaccatagaagtccactatatggagaacattcttgaaatgttttcctcaagaaactatttcttcacgactgaagaaagaaagacaggaaatTCTTGGATGacatgctgatttgttgctcaagatcAGTTATCAGTGTTCAAGACACTGTTGCGCtgcttaatataaaaaaaaaaatgatacttttttcactatttttgcTGAACTGAAAATTCAAAacaccatttatttgaaacagaaaacttttgtgacattataaatgtctttgtcatgatgcaccttactgaataaaactattaatattaaaaaaaaaaaaaaaaaaaaaaaaaaaaaaaaccacacacacacttactgacctcaaactttacAACTATGTATTATTAGCCAATAAGACTTCtagaaaagcttaaaaaaaataaatccaaatgctttaaatatcataaaatgaTGGTGGTCACGTGACCCATACATGCGATGGTTGAGAGATACTGATGCTCAGCCCAAACCCCCgttctttttccatttaaatagtttattgtaCTTGACAGTCAGTAATTTCTACTTGCGATAGTGTCAGCATTATGTACGGAAACAGAAAACAGGACTCTTCGCCTGATCTCATTGATAGACTATTCTCTGATTATTGGGGGGGATATGAATGCGGTTATAGATCCAGTATTGGATAGATCTTCCTTGTGCAATCAAGTTCAGCTCAATTCTTCTGCCGtgcttaataattttgtaaaagcGCTAAATTTGATCGATGTTTGGAGATCTGGAAACCCCCTGAGTAgagattatacatttttctcGACACGGCATCTCTCATATTCCAGAATAGATTATCTACTGTGCTCCAAGGAACTTTTGATTTCTTTTGATCAGACGTTGATACTTCCAGCTATTCTTGCGGATCATAATCCTATAATGGCAGATTTCAATTGTAATTTGTTTGCTGAAAGATCTCAGCGGTGGCGTTTTAACATTTCTCTTTTACTGAATAACCAGTTCGATGCAGATTTTAAGGCCGGTCTGTCtgaatttctttcatttaatattGGCTCGGTTGAAGATCCTATATTTGTGTGGGAAGCTACGAAAGGttttattaaagatttttcAATATCCTTCgctactaatttaaaaaaagatgcaaaatcAGAGAATCGACTATTTAGAAAAAGAATGTCAATCACTTGAACGTTCGTTAAAATCGGCATTTTCCAACTCGGTATTTAAGACGCTTCAAATCCTTAAGGCTGAACTGAATGATCTTCTGAGAAGGAAAGCAGAATTTGTACTTCACAGGACCAGACAGAACTATTATTTTAGTGGTGCTAGACCTAGCAAACTTTTAGCCCTTAGATTGAAGCAAAGTCAAGCGAGAGAGATCTAAACTTAATCCCTCAAGTCCAAGCTGTACCACTTTCTTGCATTCTCTTACTTTACCTCGTCTTAGTCATGTGGAAGTGGATCAATTAGGTCAGCCTGTTACCTTGGAGGAACTTAAAGGGGCGTTATTTCTTAAATACTTTGATCTACTCGGTCCTGTCTTCCTGACGGCCATCCATGCGGCAGTAGAAGCTGGGGCCTTTCACCCACAGTTGAATACAGCACTTATATCGTTGATACCCAAAAAAGGGAAGGATCACTTAAAGTGTgcaaattacagacccattagtttgttaaatatggatattaaaATGTATGCCAGAATTTTGGCCTTGGGATTGCAAcgatatataaacaaattagtTCATCCAGATCAGACCGACTTTATGCCAGGCAGACTGGCAGCTGATAAGATCCGTAGATTACTGCATGTCATACACGTTATCCCCCATGTTATTTGCACTGTCGCTCGAGCCACTAGCCCAGCTGATAAGACAGGAAAACATTTGTTCAATTTCAGTTAAGTCCTACAAACAACATATATCTCTCTATGCGGATgatatattactgtttatttctgtttattttcatCTACAAGCATCATTTCCTCGGATACTGAAGGTATTTGGAATGTTCAATTTGCTTTCCGGGTACAAAATCAATTGGGATAAATCCGCTTTGCTTCCACTTAATTGCGTGGCTAAAAAAGTCAAACTACCATGTAATGTTCCCATACAAACGTCCATGAGTTACTTAGGCATTGTTGTTCAATCATCCCTGCAGGCTATTCCAGATGCCAACTATCCTCAAACTCTAACTAAGGTGGAGCAAGATCTCCAAAGATGGACCTCGATGCCCTTATCACTACATGCCAGAATAgcgagtgttaaaatgaacgtTTTGCCGCGAATCAATTTCCTTAGTTCTATGATTCCTTCACCTGCTCCTAAAAAGTTTTGGCTTAAACTTAATTCTATGATTCGTAAATTCGTCTGGAATGGGAAACAGCCTAGATTAAAATTTGAAACTCTGCAGCGTACAAAAGACAATGGGGGATTAGCTCTTCCGAACTTTGAATTATATCATAGGGCTTTTCAAATAAGACGCATCAATGTTTGGCTCAACCCGCTTTCTAGGGTTTCCTGGAGAGAGACTGAAATGAGTTTAGCACATAAATATAGGTTACAAGATATACTGTTCTCTGGACTAAACAACAAGCAATGTATGCAAGCTTTTGGCCCAATCATTGCCAATACAATAGCCAATTTTAAACTGATGGAAAAATGCATTCAACACTCACATAATTGGCACACCCATACTCCTATTTGGTATAATAATGATATTCGTTCTGGTGGTGCACCATTTTTTTCAAGAGATTGGATGCAGAAAGGCATTTATACACTGAAAGATATTTCTGGTTCTAACTGCATGTTAAGTTTCAAGAATTGTGTGAGCGGTATGGACCTGAACCCTCCTCTCTGTTCTTATATTTGCGTCTAAGGTCGGCCATGAAGGCCTATGGGGTTCCCTGGGGGGAAAATCTACCCGTGCATCCAATCGTTGCCTGGTTTGATCTGTCCTCTTCTAGCCATTTCACCTTATGGATGTACAGAAAGGCTTTAGTGGCTACAACAAAACGCTTAGCTATACAGCGCACTTGGGAAAGAGACTGTCAACAAAAGGAAGGTGTTACGGACTGGGAAAGAGTATGGTTGAATATTTTCTCTTCATCTAAAAATCCCAACCACCAACTGATTCACTATAATTTCTGTCACAGAACTTATTGGACCCCACTTAAAAGACATTGTATTGATTCCTCCTTTAGTCCCTTCTGTGATAAATGTCCAGACCAACAACTCGGATCCTTTTTTCATATGATGTGGGAATGtgataaagttaaaaaaacttTGGAATGAGGTGTGTGCCATCTTCAAAAATTATTGAATATCCTATACCGGTGAACCCGTCTATATTATTACTGAGTGACGATTCTCTGTTGAATCTCTCTAAGCTACAAAAAACTGTTTGGCTGGCCGGGTTAACATCAGCAAAAAAACTGTTAGCGCAACACTGGCTTCCACCACATAGCCTGGATATGTACAAATGGTTGATACAACTTCAGGACATTATAATGCTTTAAATATCCACAGCTCGGGTGAACCTGGCACAAATGTCTACATTAAAGATCTGGACTATAGCTGCTGAGAAGATCTCCAAGTTCATTGCACAAAACAATGACCAGGGCTCAGAAAGAATGTTTTAAcgctgtagtttttattttatgtatttttagtttGCATTCTTGATTGctggattttatgttttatgattcctgtggctttgattttctgttatctttttttttttttttcattaggtACCCCATTTTAAAGAGACCGCGAGGGAAGGGTGGTTGGGAGGGTGGGGGGAAGTTGAATTGATGTGTGATTCTGGTTAAGTTGTaagttaaattataataaaaaaaaatatatatatatatatatatatatatcataaaatgATGTCTCCAGCTGTGAACTCACCGTTCGATTCCGGATGTACAAGAAGACCTTCTGCGTATGCTGTGGTCCACCGATAATGTCAGGGAAGCATGCAGCTTCCTGTGATGTCATACGGTCATGTGGGAGACGGCTCTGGAAGGCGGCCCCCTCTACACCTGAGAAGTCACAACATCCATTAAACATCTTAACAGTGTCAAAATGATGTATgatgtgtttttataaaattctgTAAAAGGTGCAAAATTGTAAATTAATCCAACCTCTTTCCATACCTGATGGTTCCTCAGGTTCACTGTCATTCTCTTCCTCTATTGGTGGTGCTGGTGGAGGAATCACCTGCTTCCTCTCTTTCTCAGCTTTAGCGTTCCTCTCTTCCTCCGAGTAATACTCATCCTCCGACAGATTAGCGAGACTCTCGTCCATCTCCCTGTACTCCACCTGCAGCAGGAGGCACAATAAAAGCTTCATTAAAACCTAGCTCTACTTCACCTGGGTAAAACATGACAATTATTCCCTTAGACAAAGCATCACAACTTTTATctgatttttgtgtgtgtgttttaatgatcTACCCAGTtttatttaaggatttttttaaaaatctaaaaacactatatagtacatatttaaaaattagcGTATAATTCAGTGCCGATAAATTATTTCACTTCACTCAGTTTTACTTTCAGCTAAATATATAGCCCTGGCTCAATTATTCCTGTTCACAGAACAGGAACAGCTACTAGAGATGTTTACCTTTGCTCTTTTGCGGCGACTGGTCCTGCGTCCCTCTGCTGAATCTTGATCAATCCCTCCTGGTCCAGGAGGGTGCGATAGAGGAGGTCCACCTGGTTCTCCACTTGGAGAggctctctctttctttttcacaTCTGCTGAACCTGGGCCAGAGGGACCGGCCGGACCAGCCTGAGGAGCAGAGAGGGTTTCAGGAGCACGGTCTCCACCGTTACCcccagaggaagaggaggaaccTGGGTCTGACTTCTTACTGGACAGCATTACAGATGAAAGAAGCCTCTCctgaaatgacaaaaacaagagCTGAATGTAGGTGTACAAACAAAAGACGACCAAACCATATGAACAAAGACAATACAACatgctgtttatttatacatGAGCGTACTGTTTTCGATCACAGAGCATATGTACCAAAGGCTGTAACTGCTCAAATCAACATGAGGTTTGCAGAAGTTTAAGATTGTACTTGTGCACCTGCTCTGAACAAACAGCCACTGATGGAGAGACACAAGCTGTTATGAAAGATTAGAGATGATGGCAAAtgttgcaaatttaatttacactgTATGGCGTGCTAAATTTAGGATATTTCGGCATAATTTCTTTGCTCATTAGACCGTAAACATACTGTTATTACAACGTGACCACAAATTTGGCAGCTGTGAACCTAACTAAAGATGTATTTGAAGCAAACTGACTCTTTTTATCAAAAACCGACGAAATAAATAACCAGCCTGAATATAATTAAAGTTTAGCTGCGTTAATAAAGCTAGCAGATAAACGCTATACCGCACATATTTGAAGATCACAGCACCAAATCGCAGCTCTAAGTGTGGGCTAACctgtttaagaaaatattttcttaaacgTTGGCAAATTTTTTGAAACTATGGGGAAATAAGAAAATATGTGCACTGGTTAGCTAATATGCTATCGCTAGCAACACGAGCTGTTCTGTCTGCTTATCAAACTGCAAAAAACTCCATTCTTCATTGctgtttattcattataattatgacataagaTACTACacgtttataaaatgtatacgtTAGTCTCATTTGCCGTCTTACGAtctgtttatataaatattattcatatttaccTCCTCGCGGCTATGCGGAGTCTAGCACAAAGAAACAGACGCCTGTCCCTACCGGAACCTCACAACCAATCCGGGTAGACGACGAGGGTACAGGAGGCGGGATCTAAATTGCCAagtgttgtgattggtttaaAGAGCAATCGATCAAATGTTTCAGAACGTCAGGTTCATTTTATGCAAATTTGGCATGCAACGTTCACCTGTATGCAAAATTCACGTCCTAAATCAATGACATAATAGGTCCCATGGCTTAAATTGATTTGGACATCATTTATTACTCTGTAGAAAACTCCAAAAAcgttttcatacattttcaaCGTTTTCATTTGAACAAGCTTTCAAATGAAAGCTGTAcgttttttttacttaaaataaataaagttgtgaacataatatatgaatataagaTTCAGACAATAAATAACAAGGTTTGGGGCTTACAAACGCcctaaaaaatgtctttttctatAATAAACCATCATAACCGGACTGAAGTGGAATTGGGAGGAGCCAATCGTATGACGTAGGCGCGGTGGGAGGTGCGTACGCAAAGCGGAAAAGCTGATGTAGGTGTGGGACAGGTAAAACAGGTACGGGAGTGTGTGAAGGTGTGTCTCCTGTCGATGTACAATTCTTCCCGATTTTATACAGGAGGCACCTATAAAAGGCCAAAACTGACCGCGCTGATCTTTTTCTAAAGGTGAGTTTTGATCTGTTTATAAAGCTTTAAAGTTTCTACTTTCAGAGTAAGTGATTCTGGTCGAGATTCATGAAGCACGGTTCTGTTTTCCTGCGACGTCACCCGTTGTTGTTGTAGTGCAGGTCATTCTTACAAACATCCTTTTTTGTCTTTATCATGTTAGCCAAgctttttagctgtttttataaCTATGGCCGTAAACTGAAAGTTAACAGATTTATGAgggttcattaaaaataattccaTTAATTTAAgtcaaatttattaaaacactttttaatgtctctAGATTATTTCATTGTTTCCATTGTACAGTTAATAGACATTGTCAGCAGGTATGCATCACagaataattagcatttttaagtAATCTTCGCCACATCTCAAATCATGTATTAATCATCCATAATAtcctttaaattacattttaaacattatttccaATACAGTGGCAAATtgcttttttaatgctttatttacCCTGAGTACAGTATAATTAAACTCacctgtatttttttccttttccataATGTGGCAAAATTAAATCTTGATTAGAAATTATGCTTAGTACatgtaaatttgtttattttttacatttttacttaattatagttttttgttgttttttttgttgttgttgtttttgttttggtcacACATCACGTGTCGTATTTGATCTCAAGCATGCTGTTAACTGTTATTGTTCTGTAGGGTGGAAATGATGCCAcaactaagttttttttttttaatgaatgtatatgaataattttcacacaatgAATGTTAAAATGGTTTATGTTAGAAGATGGTTAACATTAATTCATCTTTTTGTGAACTTTCATAATTTAAGATTTTGGGACAAAGCTCAActaaaaaaatctgttgaaaAGTCATCAATGAAGGCATTTCCGATACAGCTTTATGTAACcttaatataacaaaaagaTTAAGGTAAAATCTgttctgtttaataaaatataaactcccGGGTTACACAAGTTCCCAAAGATGAAGAAACATCCAGTGTCTGATGTATTATTTGTTGCACTGCACTCTCTTTTCCATTGGGCTTTTaaaagagtatttttttttaatttatgaaattgAGGTGCACACTATAAGCTTGTCCTTGATTTCAGAGGACCTCAGGATGAAGAACGAGGGAGAGGGGTCAGAACGGCCTGACAACACGGCATTCACGCAGCAACGGCTCCCGGCATGGCAGCCAATACTCTCCGCTGGCATCGTTATTCCTGGCTTTCTAATCATTGGTTTGGCTTTCATAGGCATCGGAATTGGCCTCTTTCTGACCTCACAAACCATCCAAGTGCTGGAGGTACGTATTTACTCCGGGACAACAAGAATAACCACTTCACTGGGTGGATGACATGGCATTTTACAGTAGAGTTTGTTCATCCTTCGATTAAGTAGCATATCTAGTAGTTTAAACAACTGTACTGAGGTCAGTTATTTCTTGTTTACTAAAGGATAGACAACACTATTTAAGTCTGTTTTAGAGTTAATGAACCTGTCTAGTTAGTTTAGAGGTGTTGTCATACCATGATGTTTTGTGGAAGGTGAGAGACATTAGTTAAACATTAATGATCTCTTTTCTTACCATGTCACAGATGGATTACACAGGCGTCGAGAAGGATTCACCCTGTTTCCGCTGTACGATCCAAAGTTCCCAAAACTGCACCTGTGATGTCACGTTCTCCCTCAGCACATTGTTTACGGTAAAGTCTTTGCGTTTCGAAGCCTGTTATTTCTCTCTCAGTGTTAGAAAGTGACTAATAATGTCTGTGGTGCTTACAGGGCCCTGTCTTCTTTTACTATGGCCTGTCTAATTACTTCCAGAACTTCAGAAAATATGGTGTGTCAAAAGACTATTATCAGCTCACTGGcgatacaaaatatttcaaggttTGCCTTTTGCATTTATCATGTTGTTTTCCTTATTGGATCTTTCTTTTTATGTAATGAATCCTACTttccttgtttttattttcatctgaCTTTTCAGAGTCCACAAGATGTTTGCGCTCCATATGCGTATGACTCCAAAAGTAACCCCATTGTCCCATGCGGAGCTATAGCGAATAGCATGTTCAATGGTatcatttcagttttgtatgtttaGTTTAGTAAATGAGTttagttattaataaatgaattactaattatttgtttgtgtgtttccgCAAAGACACATTTGAGCTCTACCAAATAATCAATGGTACAAAGAAGCAGGTACCGTTAGATGGTAAAGGAATCTCCTGGTGGACTGATTACAACATAAAGTACAGGAACCCTTCGCCTGTGAATGGCTCTTTTGCAAATGCTTTCGAAGGTACTTTGCCCTAAAGTTTATAGTAATGTAAAACGTAGCTACAAGATTTGAGTTGAAACTTGGAGTagaactgaaatattttttctttattgatgCTGATTACCAGGTACAGTGAAGCCCATAAACTGGCCTAAGGCAGCTTATGAGCTGGACCTCACAGACCCATACAACAATGGCTTTCTGAATCAGGACTTTCTAGTGTGGATGAGGAGATCAGCGCTTCCTCAGTTCAGGAAGCTGTACCGGCGAATCACAGAGGGTGATTATTCTGCGGGGCTCCCTGCTGGAAACTACTCTCTTACAGTCCATTACAGTATCCttctcatgaaagtcaaaactCACTTAAGACATGGGGATTAATATTaggattttcatgttttattcattttactaAGTTCTGGAGTTTGTATGACTTAAATCACGGCTACAATCAGGAAGTCTTCAGATGTTTTAGTCTTAAGAGACGCATATGGCGTCAGTCCTTTTTCACAGATGTCTTTTGACCATGTTTGCCTGTGATCCAGGTGAACAGGTTTTACAGGTTGGGTGTGGCTTTTAGCTGGTCCAGAGCAGAATGTAGAAGCAACAAACCAGGGGTTTGAATATGTAAATCGACGAAAAGGCATGACAGTCAAAGGAGCAGATGAAATTTGTCTTAAAGGTGCACatttgtaaaaagtaaaaaattcattttttatgttcGAAAAACAACGTCATGCGCaatacactgaaaaatattttaagacaatttttttGTGCTTACCAaggcatttatgtgatcaaaaacacagtaaaataagtattattctgaaatgttattacaactcttttctattttaatatattttaaaatttaatctatttctgtgatgtcaaagctaaatttttagcatcattactccagtcttcagtgtcacataatccttcaaaaatccttctaatatgctgattcggtGCAACAGcgttcgtacagatactgtaaaatgaatttCCAGgtctttcaaggacttttcaagcactctcaattttattttcaatgacttctatcagagatctcacttatgaaacaatggttaattttcttaagggatttgtatttgtatatactttctttttcttttttgcgttgttttgtttttataactgtactgccatATTGGT
Above is a genomic segment from Labeo rohita strain BAU-BD-2019 chromosome 17, IGBB_LRoh.1.0, whole genome shotgun sequence containing:
- the tmem30b gene encoding cell cycle control protein 50B, which gives rise to MKNEGEGSERPDNTAFTQQRLPAWQPILSAGIVIPGFLIIGLAFIGIGIGLFLTSQTIQVLEMDYTGVEKDSPCFRCTIQSSQNCTCDVTFSLSTLFTGPVFFYYGLSNYFQNFRKYGVSKDYYQLTGDTKYFKSPQDVCAPYAYDSKSNPIVPCGAIANSMFNDTFELYQIINGTKKQVPLDGKGISWWTDYNIKYRNPSPVNGSFANAFEGTVKPINWPKAAYELDLTDPYNNGFLNQDFLVWMRRSALPQFRKLYRRITEGDYSAGLPAGNYSLTVHYNYPVLSFDGRKKVVFSNVSWMGGKNDFLGIAYLVVGSLCVVMSVVMLIVYAKFKFSDDDA